In Edaphobacter paludis, a single window of DNA contains:
- a CDS encoding TrmH family RNA methyltransferase, with protein MLNQQQLDQVCVILVRARNPNNIGAVARAMHDFGFRNLRVVNEYAVPFATARSAVDASEVLAGAVEFGSVADAVADCTLVVGTTAVGERALLHPLHALPEAAAEISEAMARGGRVALLFGSEKTGLSNDELSHCHWLLTIPMQKHEDLRHPSMNLGQAVAVCLYELVRETGIHVGVGVPAAAEAGEVERLTALLTEVLEKTGYTRRHPANCDEAQIRRLVLRMGVAASDAPVWMGILRQMLWKVRGGEAKDE; from the coding sequence GTGCTGAACCAACAACAACTCGATCAAGTTTGCGTGATCCTGGTCCGCGCGCGCAACCCGAACAACATTGGCGCAGTAGCGCGGGCGATGCACGACTTTGGATTTCGCAACCTGCGTGTGGTGAACGAGTATGCCGTACCGTTCGCTACGGCACGCTCTGCCGTCGATGCGTCGGAGGTGCTCGCGGGTGCGGTAGAGTTTGGCAGCGTGGCCGACGCGGTCGCGGACTGCACATTGGTAGTGGGGACGACGGCGGTGGGCGAGCGGGCATTGTTGCATCCGCTTCATGCCTTGCCTGAAGCTGCTGCAGAGATAAGTGAAGCAATGGCGCGAGGGGGACGGGTAGCGCTGCTGTTCGGCTCTGAGAAGACGGGACTGAGCAACGATGAGTTGAGTCATTGCCATTGGCTGCTGACGATTCCGATGCAGAAGCACGAGGACCTGCGGCATCCGTCGATGAATCTTGGCCAGGCCGTCGCGGTATGCCTATACGAGCTGGTGCGCGAGACGGGCATCCATGTGGGTGTGGGCGTTCCGGCTGCGGCTGAGGCAGGTGAGGTGGAGAGGCTGACAGCACTGCTGACCGAGGTGTTGGAAAAGACAGGCTACACGCGGCGTCATCCGGCGAATTGCGATGAAGCGCAGATAAGGCGGCTGGTTCTGCGAATGGGAGTGGCAGCGAGCGATGCGCCGGTGTGGATGGGGATTCTGCGGCAGATGTTGTGGAAGGTGCGCGGCGGCGAGGCTAAGGATGAATAA
- a CDS encoding DPP IV N-terminal domain-containing protein, protein MLVGKRGLLVAGVVAGCCLSVGALAQGRQLTPEDYARAEKFMDYNVNPLVFHTVEHPKWMEDGRFWYADRGPDGVTFILVDPATGAKTPAFDQDRLAAALTTATGGKTKFDAHHLAITDIALKDARTAFVNVSGMTMRCDLNAPVKCKEVTMPKEGDAARLLSESRGVAEADISPDGKKVAFIRDYNLWVRDTTTGKDTQLTKDGVKDFGYATDNAGWQQSDNAILVWSADSKKIATFQQDQRKDGEMYLVPVTNGHPVLKAWKYPLVGDADVTMIERVIIDVDKRKVIRLKMPPDQHRSTLCDDVSCEATKTWDDVQWSEDGKHLAFVSTSRDHKQEWLRVADAANGDVRDVMSETVATYFESGNGKVNWKYLPQSNEVLWFSERDNWGQMYLYDLTTGKLKNQITHGDGNVTQVLHVDEKARKIYFLAVGKEAGRDPYFSSYYSVNFDGTGQKLLTPENADHAVTSSPDGRYFVDVYSTPTQPQTTVVRNSEGNLVAEVAKQDIARLLAAGWVPPTPITVKARDGKTDLYGLMFKPTSLDAAKKYPIVNHVYPGPQTGSCGSRSFAAAHKDDQSLAELGFVVVCIDGMGTPGRSKAFHDFYSDNLGDDTIPDQMAGMKELAIRYPFIDIDRAGIYGHSGGGNATVSAMFHYPQFFTTGVAESGNHDNRDYEDDWAEKWAGLEVKRPDGSSNYDSQANQNYAKNLKGHLLLVHGTMDNNVPMNNTLLVVDALIKANKDFDLLLIPNAAHAYGEATQYMTRRRWDYFVRYLAGDVPPHEYEMKPYAEAQAALAQ, encoded by the coding sequence ATGTTGGTTGGTAAGCGCGGGCTGTTGGTTGCGGGAGTAGTTGCTGGTTGCTGTTTATCTGTTGGGGCGCTGGCGCAGGGGAGGCAGCTCACACCGGAGGACTATGCGCGCGCTGAAAAGTTCATGGACTACAACGTCAATCCTCTCGTGTTTCACACGGTGGAGCATCCCAAATGGATGGAGGATGGCCGCTTCTGGTACGCCGATCGCGGTCCAGATGGAGTGACGTTCATACTCGTCGATCCGGCGACAGGGGCAAAGACTCCCGCCTTCGATCAGGACAGATTAGCAGCAGCACTAACGACGGCGACTGGAGGCAAGACGAAGTTCGATGCCCATCATCTGGCGATTACAGATATCGCGTTGAAGGATGCGCGAACCGCGTTCGTGAATGTGAGTGGAATGACGATGCGCTGCGATCTGAATGCTCCAGTGAAATGCAAAGAAGTAACGATGCCGAAAGAGGGTGACGCAGCAAGACTGCTATCGGAGAGTCGCGGCGTGGCCGAGGCGGATATCTCTCCGGATGGAAAGAAGGTCGCGTTCATCCGCGACTACAACCTGTGGGTTCGAGATACGACGACGGGCAAAGATACGCAACTCACCAAAGACGGAGTGAAGGACTTTGGCTATGCCACCGATAACGCCGGATGGCAGCAGAGTGACAACGCAATTCTGGTGTGGTCGGCGGACTCGAAGAAGATTGCGACGTTTCAGCAGGACCAGCGCAAGGATGGCGAGATGTACCTGGTGCCGGTGACGAATGGGCATCCGGTACTGAAGGCGTGGAAGTATCCGCTGGTGGGCGACGCCGATGTGACGATGATTGAACGCGTGATTATCGACGTGGACAAACGCAAGGTGATTCGACTGAAGATGCCGCCAGACCAGCATCGTTCGACCTTGTGCGACGACGTCAGTTGCGAAGCGACAAAGACCTGGGATGACGTGCAGTGGAGTGAGGATGGCAAACATCTTGCCTTCGTTTCGACCTCGCGCGATCACAAGCAGGAATGGCTGCGGGTGGCCGATGCAGCGAATGGCGATGTACGCGATGTGATGAGCGAGACAGTGGCCACTTACTTCGAAAGCGGCAACGGCAAGGTGAACTGGAAGTATCTGCCGCAGTCGAATGAGGTGCTGTGGTTCAGCGAACGCGACAACTGGGGACAGATGTATCTGTATGACCTGACGACCGGCAAGCTGAAGAACCAGATCACGCATGGCGACGGCAATGTGACGCAGGTGCTGCATGTGGATGAGAAGGCGCGAAAGATTTACTTCCTTGCAGTGGGAAAGGAAGCAGGGCGCGATCCTTATTTTTCGAGTTACTACAGCGTCAACTTTGATGGCACTGGACAGAAGCTGCTCACGCCTGAGAATGCAGACCATGCGGTGACTTCGTCACCCGATGGCCGCTACTTTGTCGATGTGTATTCGACGCCGACGCAGCCGCAGACGACGGTGGTCCGCAATAGCGAGGGCAATCTGGTCGCCGAGGTGGCGAAGCAGGACATTGCGCGGCTGCTGGCTGCGGGGTGGGTGCCACCGACACCGATTACGGTGAAGGCCCGCGATGGCAAGACCGATCTTTATGGCTTGATGTTCAAGCCGACGAGCCTCGATGCCGCAAAGAAATACCCTATCGTGAACCATGTTTATCCGGGACCACAGACGGGCTCGTGCGGCAGCCGCAGCTTTGCGGCGGCGCACAAGGACGACCAATCGCTGGCGGAGCTGGGGTTTGTAGTGGTGTGCATCGACGGCATGGGAACGCCGGGTCGGTCGAAGGCGTTCCACGACTTCTACTCTGACAATCTCGGCGATGACACCATTCCCGATCAGATGGCAGGGATGAAGGAATTAGCTATTCGATACCCGTTCATCGACATCGATCGTGCCGGCATTTATGGACACTCCGGCGGCGGCAACGCAACCGTATCTGCGATGTTTCACTATCCACAATTTTTCACGACCGGCGTAGCGGAGAGCGGCAACCATGACAATCGCGACTACGAAGATGACTGGGCCGAGAAGTGGGCGGGGCTCGAGGTAAAGAGACCAGATGGCAGCAGCAATTACGACAGTCAGGCCAATCAGAATTATGCAAAGAACCTAAAGGGCCATCTTCTGCTGGTGCATGGAACGATGGACAATAACGTTCCGATGAACAATACACTGCTCGTCGTCGATGCACTGATCAAGGCGAACAAGGATTTTGATCTGTTGTTGATTCCGAATGCGGCCCACGCCTATGGCGAAGCTACCCAGTACATGACTCGGCGGCGGTGGGACTATTTTGTGCGCTATCTGGCAGGCGATGTGCCGCCGCATGAGTATGAGATGAAACCGTATGCCGAGGCCCAGGCAGCGTTGGCGCAATAG
- a CDS encoding DNA polymerase, producing the protein MLPHAQHDRFGFLHIDLNSFFASVEQQLHPEYRGRPLAVVPTQADTTCCIAASYEAKALGIKTGTQVGEAKRIFPDIVLIEGDHEEYARYSKAISEAVDLVCPVAHNPSIDEMACQLIGREQEPPRARKIALEIKQSIYKNVGEALRCSIGMAPNRYLAKIASDMQKPDGLIGLLPSQLPRAIAHLELRDLPGVGAKTEVRLNAKGIRTMEQLLALDRAGMHKLWDSVWGDRLYHWLRGEETGDDGAPVASGVQKSLGHSHVMAPEFRTQEGAWAIAHKLLHKAAMRLRMEKFYSGSMAVTIRFAMTKEQAARMKTKRHFSGLTHSGWGMEARFRNCRDTLTLLEVLRGIWSRRPQGEDFQRPFFVGVTLRNLIPESEYQAELFGDPDNRAELSATMDKLNLKYGHTTLHFAGMLSARESAPTRIAFTQIPVQYGVDYM; encoded by the coding sequence ATGCTGCCCCATGCTCAACACGACCGGTTCGGCTTCCTGCACATCGACCTGAACAGCTTTTTCGCGTCGGTCGAGCAACAACTGCATCCGGAGTATCGTGGACGCCCGTTGGCGGTGGTGCCCACGCAGGCGGACACGACCTGCTGCATCGCCGCCAGCTATGAGGCAAAGGCTCTCGGCATCAAGACAGGAACGCAGGTCGGCGAGGCCAAGCGAATCTTCCCCGACATTGTGCTGATCGAGGGAGACCACGAAGAGTATGCGAGGTATTCCAAAGCCATCTCTGAGGCCGTGGATCTGGTCTGTCCTGTAGCTCATAATCCGTCGATCGACGAGATGGCGTGCCAGTTGATAGGCCGCGAGCAGGAGCCGCCGCGGGCGAGAAAGATTGCACTCGAAATCAAACAGTCCATCTACAAGAATGTGGGCGAGGCCTTGCGCTGTTCTATCGGCATGGCCCCCAACCGCTACCTTGCCAAGATCGCCAGCGACATGCAGAAGCCCGACGGCTTGATCGGCCTGTTGCCGTCGCAACTGCCCCGCGCTATCGCGCATCTCGAACTGCGCGACCTCCCCGGCGTAGGCGCAAAGACTGAAGTGCGCCTCAACGCCAAGGGCATCCGCACCATGGAGCAGTTGCTGGCGCTCGACCGCGCAGGAATGCACAAGCTCTGGGACAGCGTATGGGGCGACCGACTCTACCATTGGCTGCGCGGCGAAGAGACTGGGGATGACGGCGCTCCGGTAGCGAGCGGCGTGCAGAAGTCGCTCGGCCACTCGCACGTCATGGCGCCGGAGTTCCGCACGCAGGAGGGCGCATGGGCCATCGCTCACAAGCTGCTGCACAAGGCGGCGATGCGGCTCAGGATGGAGAAGTTCTACAGCGGTTCGATGGCGGTAACAATACGCTTTGCCATGACGAAGGAGCAGGCGGCGCGCATGAAGACGAAGCGCCACTTCAGCGGCCTCACCCACTCGGGCTGGGGCATGGAGGCCCGCTTCAGGAACTGCCGCGACACCCTGACTCTGCTTGAGGTGCTGCGCGGCATCTGGAGCCGGCGCCCGCAGGGAGAGGATTTCCAGAGGCCGTTCTTCGTGGGCGTGACGCTTCGCAACCTCATTCCCGAGAGCGAATACCAGGCGGAGCTGTTCGGCGATCCCGACAACCGCGCCGAGCTCTCCGCCACCATGGACAAACTCAACCTCAAATACGGCCACACCACCCTGCACTTCGCCGGTATGCTGTCGGCGCGCGAATCCGCGCCGACGCGCATCGCCTTCACGCAGATCCCCGTGCAGTATGGGGTTGACTACATGTAG